A part of Apostichopus japonicus isolate 1M-3 chromosome 10, ASM3797524v1, whole genome shotgun sequence genomic DNA contains:
- the LOC139975243 gene encoding translationally-controlled tumor protein homolog isoform X1 produces the protein MLPKGGDITIDGFWFDRNTPSSVFLRPVNSSLTAVISAADLLLLHPTKMLIYKDMLTNEELFSDSYPMKLVDDLYYRVTGKLTSESTDVDESVYGGNASAEGGGEEFESNVKKGVNIVLAHDLKEIEGLDRKAYITLFKEYAGKLNEHYKKNLPDKVAEFQDKFQKLLKEVKKLLKAEEFQFFQTISASGEGMFALLGYEEDGMTPYMIFYKLGLQEEKQ, from the exons ATGTTACCTAAAGGTGGAGATATAACTATAGATGG GTTTTGGTTTGACAGGAACACGCCCTCATCGGTCTTTTTGCGACCGGTGAATTCCTCTCTCACTGCGGTGATTTCTGCTGCTGATTTACTCCTACTCCATCCAACCAAGATGCTGATCTACAAAGATATGCTTACAA ATGAGGAGCTGTTCTCCGACTCCTATCCTATGAAGCTAGTTGATGACTTGTACTACAGGGTCACTGGAAAA cTCACCTCTGAATCGACAGACGTGGATGAGTCTGTCTACGGAGGCAACGCATCTGCCGAAGGAGGCGGGGAGGAATTTGAATCTAACGTGAAGAAAGGTGTCAATATAGTTCTAGCCCACGATTTGAAAGAAATTGAAGGTCTGGACAGGAAGGCGTATATAACCTTATTCAAAGAATATGCTGGAAA GCTTAACGAGCACTACAAGAAAAACCTTCCCGACAAAGTTGCCGAATTCCAAGATAAGTTCCAAAAGCTTTTGAAAGAGGTGAAGAAGCTGTTGAAGGCTGAGGAGTTCCAGTTTTTCCAGACTATTTCAGCTAGTGGGGAAGGAATGTTTGCCCTTCTTGGATATGAGGAGGATGGTATGACGCCTTACATGATCTTTTACAAACTTGGCTTGCAAGAAGAGAAACAG TGA
- the LOC139975243 gene encoding translationally-controlled tumor protein homolog isoform X2 has protein sequence MSTKHRFWFDRNTPSSVFLRPVNSSLTAVISAADLLLLHPTKMLIYKDMLTNEELFSDSYPMKLVDDLYYRVTGKLTSESTDVDESVYGGNASAEGGGEEFESNVKKGVNIVLAHDLKEIEGLDRKAYITLFKEYAGKLNEHYKKNLPDKVAEFQDKFQKLLKEVKKLLKAEEFQFFQTISASGEGMFALLGYEEDGMTPYMIFYKLGLQEEKQ, from the exons ATGTCAACTAAACACAG GTTTTGGTTTGACAGGAACACGCCCTCATCGGTCTTTTTGCGACCGGTGAATTCCTCTCTCACTGCGGTGATTTCTGCTGCTGATTTACTCCTACTCCATCCAACCAAGATGCTGATCTACAAAGATATGCTTACAA ATGAGGAGCTGTTCTCCGACTCCTATCCTATGAAGCTAGTTGATGACTTGTACTACAGGGTCACTGGAAAA cTCACCTCTGAATCGACAGACGTGGATGAGTCTGTCTACGGAGGCAACGCATCTGCCGAAGGAGGCGGGGAGGAATTTGAATCTAACGTGAAGAAAGGTGTCAATATAGTTCTAGCCCACGATTTGAAAGAAATTGAAGGTCTGGACAGGAAGGCGTATATAACCTTATTCAAAGAATATGCTGGAAA GCTTAACGAGCACTACAAGAAAAACCTTCCCGACAAAGTTGCCGAATTCCAAGATAAGTTCCAAAAGCTTTTGAAAGAGGTGAAGAAGCTGTTGAAGGCTGAGGAGTTCCAGTTTTTCCAGACTATTTCAGCTAGTGGGGAAGGAATGTTTGCCCTTCTTGGATATGAGGAGGATGGTATGACGCCTTACATGATCTTTTACAAACTTGGCTTGCAAGAAGAGAAACAG TGA